Genomic window (Alnus glutinosa chromosome 9, dhAlnGlut1.1, whole genome shotgun sequence):
TTGCTGTTGTTATAGATTTGGTATTCGCTGGTTGATTCTGATTGTGGTTTCAATTTTTGAACATATATTTGCATGTGTTGGATTCTTGTTTGATTTCTAATTATGTTTTGTTGATTATTTGATTTGCGCTAGCGATTTCGGTATTCTTACTTCGTGGATCTAAATTAGTTGGTTTCTATTCATAGAGCCATAAACTTTTTTGTTGAAAGTGTTAAAGATTGTCACCGAGTGTTGGGTATGTGTTTCTTTTGGGTTTAGAATTGGATCTAAATTACCAGCTGGGATgaatttaatattctttttctgtttGATATCTTTTGTGGCTCGTTGACAAACCTCGGACTGCATCTTATCTACTTCCGTTGAATGATGACCTGGTGGGATGTTTTTGTTTCCTATCGGGTTTAGATGTCTACATTAAGCCGGGAAAATGTTGACATcgtttgttcttaaaaaacgtTGACCTCGTTTGTCTGTGTGAAATCTTGTGTGTGCAGTGGTTCAAGCAACCCATTAATGAGTTACGTACTATTATGGGTTTTGGATGAGTGTAAAATTTCCCTTCAAAATCATATTTGTCTGGAACTCTTTACTTTGAGGTCAGATTGGTATATGTCCAGATCTGATTACTTTGAGGTAGGGAAGGTTTGTTGTATAGTTGTCGTACGAAACATTTTTACTGAAATATTTATACTGGGTATGGTTTTTCTTGTCAATTTATCATTGTATTGTGCAACttgtctcatttttattttttcaattttaagttTTGAATAGACGTCATTTGATGCTTGATATATGTACTTGAATTTGAAGTTCTAATTAGAACACATTATACCTTCTGCAGCTTGTAATTGATCATAACTTCGTAATTGGCTATCTAATTTCTTGGTACTTGTACCTGTGTGTACTTATTATGCTTCTGGTTTTGACTCCTTTTGGCTTATCTGTGGTTAGTTCTTTGATGCTTATCTGGCTTTTGTAACAGCATCTTCTAGAATTCTAATATGGGTAAGGAGAAGTTTCACATCAACATTGTGGTCATTGGCCACGTCGACTCTGGAAAGTCGACAACCACAGGGCACTTGATCTATAAGCTTGGAGGTATTGACAAGCGTGTTATTGAGAGGTTCGAGAAGGAGGCTGCTGAGATGAACAAGAGGTCATTCAAGTATGCCTGGGTGTTGGACAAGCTCAAGGCCGAACGTGAACGTGGTATTACCATTGACATTGCCTTGTGGAAGTTTGAGACTACCAAGTACTACTGCACTGTCATTGATGCTCCTGGACATCGTGACTTTATCAAGAACATGATCACCGGTACCTCACAGGCTGACTGTGCTGTCCTCATTATTGACTCCACCACTGGTGGTTTTGAAGCTGGTATTTCCAAGGACGGTCAGACCCGTGAGCATGCATTACTTGCTTTTACCCTTGGTGTGAGGCAGATGATTTGCTGCTGCAACAAGGTTAGCTCTACAATTTATAAATTGCAATGAATACTTACGGTCACTTATGGTTGCAAGTGCCAAATGTGCCTTTTACTAATGTTGCTTCTGTATGTAGATGGATGCTACAACCCCCAAGTACTCCAAGGCAAGGTATGAGGAAATCGTTAAGGAAGTCTCATCCTATCTGAAGAAGGTTGGGTACAACCCTGACAAGATCCCCTTTGTCCCCATCTCTGGTTTTGAGGGTGACAACATGATTGAGAGGTCTACAAACCTCGACTGGTACAAGGGCCCCACCCTCCTTGAGGCTCTTGACTTGCTCTCGGAGCCCAAGAGGCCATCAGACAAGCCCCTCCGTCTCCCACTCCAAGATGTCTACAAGATTGGCGGTATTGGAACTGTCCCTGTTGGACGTGTTGAGACAGGTATCATCAAGCCTGGTATGGTTGTGACCTTTGGGCCTACTGGACTGACAACTGAAGTCAAGTCCGTTGAGATGCACCATGAAGCTCTCCTGGAGGCCCTTCCTGGTGACAACGTTGGGTTCAATGTGAAGAATGTTGCTGTGAAGGATCTCAAGCGTGGTTTTGTTGCTTCCAACTCCAAGGATGATCCTGCCAAGGAGGCTGCCAACTTCACCTCCCAGGTCATCATCATGAACCATCCCGGTCAGATTGGTAATGGTTATGCTCCAGTGCTCGACTGCCACACCTGCCACATTGCCGTGAAGTTTGCCGAGCTGGTGACCAAGATTGACAGGCGATCTGGTAAGGAGATAGAGAAGGAGCCTAAGTTTTTGAAGAATGGTGATGCAGGGATCGTGAAGATGATTCCCACCAAGCCCATGGTGGTGGAGACTTTCTCCGAGTATCCTCCACTTGGTCGGTTTGCCGTGAGGGACATGCGCCAGACTGTGGCTGTTGGAGTCATAAAGGGTGtagagaagaaggatccaagtGGTGCAAAGGTCACCAAGTCTGCAGCTAAGAAGAAGTGAACCGTGCTGGTTCTTCATATGCAGATTTCTGCAGATCATGCCTACTTTCACATTGACAGTTGTTATGATAAAAACTTGGTAATTGTCAGTACGGCTTTGGCATGTTTGCTTTATTTCGTATGTCATAGTTTTATACCTTCGTTGTTGGGTACCCGGTCTCAGAATTGGGTACTTGATAGGCGGTGGCATGAGACTATGGCATAGTCTTTCAAgttatttgtgtttgtttttctgtGTTTTCGTGTCGAGGTGCTTCAGGTTTTCTGAGGCGGTTCAAAAGTTTTGTCATTTTGTTGTTTCGTCGGAGTTATAAACAATTTTCTATAGTTTTTAATTATGTTAATGCAAATTTCATCTATGACTACCAATTTATGAGGAAAATGATGAATCGTCTGGTTACATACTTGATTTACATACTCATAGGGAGCTGCCCCCCTTCTAAAATTGCTAGATTTTGAGCATAAGTGAGCTGGTTGTTGGTGGATCTAAGTTGATCAATTGAAAGGCCATGGCATCTGGAGTTATGATCATTTACTAAAGAGTTTGttatatgggtatttttgttgTTAATAATTTAGGGATGTAAATTCGGCCGGTCGGAAAATCTAGAAATCGGTTGGTACCCGATTTTAAATATTTACTAACCGGCTTAGAGCCCATTACCGGTTTTAGCCTTTTCATAAATTTGgttataacaaaaataaaaacctggtataaaaataaataataattaataaaatataaaaattactacATGTTACAATTTAGTTATAGAAATGAGTCCTTTACCTCGGCCAAACCAACAGCCCAGCCTGCAAGTCTTTAAATGTTCAAGTTTTGTTTCCACTCATTCCATTGCAATTCCTCAACCCAACCCGTTTTGTTTCCACTTATTCAATCGCAATTCCTCAACCCAACCAACAGCCCATCCCGCAAGTTTTGTTTCCACAtgatttcacttttttttttttttacatatccaCACAAGAGGAGAGAAAAGATTCGAACCGGTAACCTCCGCTTTATGAGGcatggtctccagccgattgaacaTTTGAACTATCCTCTGGAGACTTGTTTTCACTTATTCCATCGTAATTTCTCAATTCTCCATATACATTTTTTAGATTCTTCTTTATAAGATCATTAACAGTAGGTTTTAACTCACTTTTGGCTAGAATAGGTTACAAAACTTCTAAAATATTGCTGTATCAGATTCTCTAAAGCAAACCTAAAATACATTTGGTagcgttgcactgttcacatatctatcattattttattcttttttctcactttctttcatcatttttcctctttctctcgTCATTcattaattctctctctctctctctctcatactcttattcttcttccttatttatttatttatttttcattgatttggcATTGCTTTCGTGTTTGGTGAATTTTTTGGCAGTCTTGTAGGCTCAATTGGAAGTTGTTACTAGAGAGGGCGTTGTTAGCCAGAGAGAGTTAAGTGAGGTTGGGGCAGCGGCCGAAATCAAGGGTAGAGAAGTTGCTAGAGAAATTGTTGTGGGAGAGATCCAGATAGAGAAAAGAAGCAGGTAAGTCGCCCACGAAGCAAGTGGGTATCTCCCCATACGAGATTGTAGGAGAGGTCAAGAACAGAGAGATCTTTACAAGGCAAGAGAGTAAGAGAGCCAAGTGTTCCAGTGAGCTTGTTGTCGGAGAATAAGAGACGACTCGCCATGAGCACGAATCACCATCATGCCTCCAATTTGCTAAGAAACCCTTGGGATCGGACTGAACAGAGGGGCTCGAATGTTCTGGTTCTTATCCTGGTCCTGTTTGGCGAATTTTACGGTGACGatgtgattaaaattaaaattgattattttaataaaatagagaagaagttTAAATAAGTTGATGGAGGAATGTGTTAAAAAGTAGTTAGCTAAACTAACAAAAGTGGGTTTTAGTTAGCtattctagaaatttttttcacacaagCCACTATAAATGCTCTAAGCCTCCATGATGAGCAAACCCTTAAATCCCAAATGTCAACTGTTCTCCACCACTCCTCTCTACCCGATCAAGCCCATAACATGCCTACCCGTACAAGCAACAGCCCTACACAGGAATGAGAACGTCATAGAGGGATTTGCCCATGAAACATCACCATCTAGAATGAGAATGTTAGAGAGGGATTCGCCCATTGAACACAAAGTTTCAAGATCCAGACACGACGAGGCTTTAGGCAAACAACAGGGCCCTTTAGATTAGAGATCGAGATGGAGCTCCTCAGCTCCTCACAAGGCTCAAGTTCGGTGCCAAACACGTCTCCGTCTCCAtcgatttgggtttttttttaaatcttttcagatctaggtattttgtgtgtgtgttttctatGCACAGATCCAAAGTATATGTTTGCATGCCTTGTTTGATTGGTCTTATAATGCAAATGTTCGTTGAAAATTCTTGatatgattgattttttttttttttttttggttcgttTGGTTGCTTAGAAAATTCTCGAAGAGTCGAtctgtttgttgttgttgttgttgttgttgttattattatttattttttccaataCCCAGCCTAGATAACTGGGTACCAACCGGGAAAGCCGGTTAACCGACTACCAGGATCCAGAGCCGGttggtattttttaataactgggGACCTCGGAGCTAGTTACTGGTTTTAGTCAATAACCGGGAATCGGCTTcgggtttacacccctataaaaatgtagaaaaaagttaaatatgAAGAGACTATTGTGAGTGCTCTTACTTTTGAGCATGGAGTTCCAGTGGTCTCAGTATGGTCGTTGAGGAGCCTAGCAATGGTGGCCCACTTGTTGTCGTAGTGGCATGGGCTTTGACGATGATTTGGTCCTTTGACGTGAACTGCCCATGCTTAACCTCTAATGAGTGCTGTTTGCACtaccaggggcggagccaggaaTTAATTGGTGGGGGGGccaaacttaaataaataaatatgtatatatagtcaTTTTATATGTGCGCCCGcttgtaaaataaaacaaaacaagtcTTAAACAGTTAAATTTAACTTCATACTAAAACATAAGTTATAACTGTATacaagtcttaaaaataactttACTTTCAAATACAAAAGCGTTCTAGTTAATAGACatgtacaaaacaaaaaaaatccaaaaaggaACTTCATATCTCATTCGAATTGTGCTCAACGTCGACGGTCTTTCATGGAATAAAATTCATCAATTATCATCTCTGTCGTGAAATCcttagcaatttctttctcGATATAAACTACCAAATTATCTGCTAGAAACTCATCTTCCATTCTACTACGTAATCTAGTTTTTACAAGTTTCATGGCAGAAAAGGCTCGTTCAGTAGTAGCGGTAGAAACAGGGAGAGTCAACACTAGACGAATCAACCTGtcaatcaaattataaatcttCGATTTTCCTGAAATTGCTAATCCTCTGCACAACTCAGATAAAGTGGACATATTCTGAAAATCTGAATGTTTTGGCACATCAAGCTTATAATGatctaattgaaatctcaaaatcATTTTCTCTTGCTCAGTAAAATCTTGAGGATAGAACTTCTCAACTAAGCTACATATATCATCAATCTTAAATGATTTGTATGCATCTAAAGGGCTTAAAGCGGCACTAAGACAAAGAAGTTCCACTGCATGCTCACTAAATCTATTATCCAGTTCTTGTAATTGGAAGTCTATTGCAGCAATAAACACATCAATTCTAAAATGATGCTCCATTGTCATGGAAGATTCTTCATTTTGGCGACATGATCTACCTCGAACTCTAGTGTAACGAGCATTCATATCAGGAacatctatttcatttttttcacaaaatgatttAACAGTATGAAGGAAAGGCTCCCACTCTTCATTTCTCAAATTctgaagaagtgattttgtagtAGAAACCACTTTCATGGCatttaaaatgtcttgagaatTTTGTTGCAAAGCTTGACAAAGACAATGCGTATATCCCATAATCTCTTTCATCAAATGCaatatcaaaacaaattcaaatgatgttAATACCATATAAGCCGCTTCAGCATCACCGCGTTGAGAATAGTTGGTTCCTTCCTTTGAGATAGTGTCAAGAACTGAACAAGTTGCACGAAACATTCTTATCATGCTAGAAACAGAATTAAAATGAGAAGACCATCGAGTATCTCCAGGTCGTTGCAAAGTACCAATTTGATTTGCCCCCTTTCCAGTCTCGATTTCATTAGAAGCAATCATACTTTCAATCTCAGCAACTTGAGCAGATTGCAATTCATCATTGCGTTTTGAAGAACCAACAACGATGttgataataaaattcaaattctcaaagAACTGATGAACAGATTTTGCTTCTCTAGATGCTGCAACCAAAGCTAATTGTAACTTATGAGCAAAGCAATGCACATAATATGCATATGGACATTCTCTAAGAAATAAAGCTTGTAGCCCATTCCATTCACCACGCATATTACTACCTCCATCATATCCCTGACCTCGAATATTCTGAATTTTGAGGTCGTTACAAGAAAGAACATcacatatcttcttttttaaagttaatgcagTAGTATCTTTGACATGGACAATATGAAAGAATCTCTCTCGAATAAAACCATCTTtatcaacaaatctcaaaatgattGCCATTTGCTCCCTTTTTGACTCATCCCGAGCTTCATCAACAAGAATGCAAAATTTAGCATCCCCAATTTCTTTGCGAATTACATCTCGCACTTTAGTTGCAAAGATatgcaaaatttctttttgaatttggggTGATGTATATTTGGCATTCCGTGGAGCATTTGTCAACACAACTCCATCAACTTTATCATTAAAAGTTGCTAATAACTTTATCAATTCAATGAAGTTACCTTGATTTTTTGAGTCGGAGCtttcatcatgacctctaaaTGCACATGCTTGGAATGCTAGCCATCTAACACTATCTATTGAGGTTTTGAGCCGCAATCAATTATTCTCTATTTCTTGTGATGATTGCTTTTCAATCAACTTCCCAATATGCTGTGAATAATTCTTCAAATCTTCACAACATTTCACAGCAATTTTATGTGGTGAATTTGGATCTGTCCCCACATGTCCCATTAAAGGACAATTCATTCCATCGTTCACCTTTTTCCAATTCCTAAAACCTTTCACTGTAAATGCATCTGATCCTGGACGGCCTGTTGATTTCTTAGCAAAAATGTAACATGGATGACAGAAGATGGCATCCTTTGATTCCGAATACTCCAACCAACTTGAGTATGTCTGAAACCAAGAAGCTTGAAATCGACGACGATGATTCTCCGGTCCTGAAGGTGGATATTCTGTAGGTAAAAGAATAGGTTGACATGGGCCAGCTCTAAGATAAGCACGCCGCATTTCATCTTGTAAGTTTACAGGATATTCCCATATTTGCGGACGTTTCCCTGGATCACGTTGCAAAGTGGTGGCATCAATTTCTTCAGGAAGGATTCTTGGACATTTAGAAGGCCGCTCATTAAGATCCGTTGCTAACGGTCTATTTAAAAGTGTATCACTATCAACCTCTGAATGACTCGCattctttttcttaaagaatgaatcgattatttttggtttgctcatatttttttaagttgtaaaaaaaatttatagattaataaaTTAACCGAAAAGTACCCCTAGAAATATAAGatctttgttagaattttttaattataataattcttattagcattaacaattgaaaaaggcaaaaagcaatgaataattaaccaaatcaaaTAACCCATCAAAAtagcaaacaagaaaaaatataaactaattgACAAATAAATTAAGCACAGTTAAtagagtataaaaaaaaaaaagagtacctTTCAGTGAATCAACGTTATCTTGAGTTTGAAGGATTTCTTGAAGACAAATTAAAGATAATAGTGTGCTAACTGAACActgcaaaccaataaaaaaaaataataaattagaagaATAAGTGATGGaacacaattaaaaaagaaaaaaaagaaagaaaaaaaagaaggcgtAGTTAGTTcctttttttgtgtatttattttgtaagtttctttaaGAATTCAATCTAGactaaatactgaaaaaaaaacaaattaaataataaaaaaatataaaaaattttatcaataaaaaacaaatactaacaaaacatatttgattaattgattatttatcatattaataacataatcacatttgaaattttaaataatttgattcctaattttttttttttaagaaaaggtCATTGATTAATTCCCTTCCCAATGTACATTTAATCTTCAATTAATTTCCTCCCCACCAAAGGTTGATGGTCCCCACGAATAGCACCACTCAATGCACAGTATGCACTCATCCAACTATCCAAGTGATTGAACAAAAGGACAAATTCACAAAGAGTCAAAGACAATTTATCAAAAAGTGGTTTTGAAGCCCAATAACCCATTACTCATTGATTCACTCATGACCCACCCAGACCCACGGTATTCACTTCCAGTTTCTTAGTTTCTAGGACCTTCTTCTGGCTTCTTGGCTTCTCACTTTCTGCCTTTAATAATTTTGCTCTCCCCAACGCAGTGTCAACCACTCAACACAAAAAGGCACAACCGCACAAATGCTTCAAGCTTTCAAGCAAATCAAATTTCACAGATGCACGATCACAACCTTCAGTTTCAGTTTCACAGTTCACTCCTCCCATCCTCCGTCAGTCCGTCTCCTCGTCTCCTTTTACTTCCTCACTTCTCTAGTTTTCTCTacactctcttcttcttcttctttttgttcatagaaaagccccaaattttaaagcaaaaattgcaaaataCTGAAATAGCCTACGGAAGTGAGATCTAGCAAATAACTCACAGTGCTGGACGGCTAGACCTGCTGGTGGACCGGTGGTGCGTGGACCTTGGACGGCCGACGGTGTTTCCTCCAAAGCTGTTCTTTTCAAATCTCAATCTCAGCTCTCTCAGTTCTCTCGAGCCTTCGGTATTTTGAAgctgtgtttttcttttcttttcacttagGGTTGAATGTGAGAACGAGGTTGAGTGAAATTTGAGTTATTGAAAAGTTAattttgcctctttttttttttttttccttgtgcagtgtattttttaattttttgattgatATTGCCAGGTTGGGTTGCCGTGTTGAGGAggatttgctattttttttttccttttaaatctGTTGTGTTTGCTGTGGATTTGcagggttatatatatatatttaaaaaaaaaaacaaggaaaaaaaacaaggaaaaaaattatatttgtagtTAGAGTAGAGTTTTTTTAGGGGGGGCCTGATTCTATTTTTGCAGGGGCCAAtgcttagcaaaaaaaaaaaaaaaaaaaaaaaaaaatttgagggctTTGAAATTTTTGGGGGGGCCAAGAACAAACGTGCCTCCGCCCCTGTGCACTACTAGAGTTGACATTACTTCTTGAAGTGCCTTGATGAGAGCTGTTTGCACTATTAAAGTCGACATTACTTCTTGAAGTGCCTTGGATTTGATGTTAAGTTTCCAGCTTCGTGTTCTTGATGATGTGACATGTTTTTTTACCATGGATTTCTTTATAGTAATTTCAATCGTGAACCAActcctcttcatttcatttgaaataggaCCCTGTACTGAAATAGCTAATATGTTGAAATATGTTGtttggttagttttttattCATATGAGTAGCTATTCATTCCAAAAATGCGAGGAATGGATATTCTTTTTTTGGAAGATTATCATGTTATTCCTGTGAATAACCATAACCTTGACCTTCATTCTCATTACGAACTCACTTTTTTGGCCTTTGGCCTCCTAATATCACCGGGATTCGATGCTTATGCTAAAGTGAGCCCGTTCGTTGTCTTTCTTATCTCTTCAAGTGGGACATGACAACCCTTTGGCCTCCCAATATCATCGAGATTCAATGCTTCTGCTAAATGAGCCCGTTTGTTGTCTTTCTTATCTCTTCAAGTGGGACGTGACAAACCCTTCAAATCgactttcttctttatttacaCACATCTAGGGAGCCAAAAAGAGATGGCGATGTGAATTGCTTGAGACATTTTCTTAGCCCTACATTGTGATGCCCTCAAAGTATTTATCTAGTAAATAGCCTAGAAGTGTCACTACCGCATCTTGACTCATTTAACAAGCAAATGATTCAAGGGCTGCCACAACTCCTCTATAATTAGGTAACTATGCAACGTatcatatatgtttttttttttttttttttgggtcaaccACAACAACTATAGGACTAGATCACATTTAGTAGTAATAACCATAGTGCTATAAAACCATAAACTATCTTAAATTAGCTTAACATAATTGACCAAATAGCAATAATGTCAACATCATCAATACAAAACCCCTAAAGGCGTCTTGCCCTCCTCTCTGCCACATGCCTCCATTTAGGCCAACTCTAGGGTGGACTCAAAGATCAGCCTAGCTAGGTCATCCATGGTCAATCTCTTGGACGAATTTGGCTTCACCATCTTTAAAGTCCATCCATGTTTTACAGgtgaaacacacacacaaatggTAAGTCAATGAATTAGTGAGTAGTAAAGCCTCGTAAACATGGTAATGAAATGAACCCTCTTTTGATGCAGGAAAAAAGTGGAATATCACATGTGTAATGTCAAAGacattaattaaaagttaaaaacacaaattagactaattaagagAGTAAGTAGGTAAAGAATGGAAAAAGAACATTTATAAATTGCTTAAAATCTGACTTTCTGGGTTTGTGTCCAAACATAACATTTGTTGTGTCCGGATGGGTCATGCAATAGGGTCTCATTCGCTTCTGTGTCCAAACGGTCTGCAGGCGGATTTGGTTAAGAGTCACAGGTTCAGCATGTGTTCAGGCAACTTTGGCAGGGAGTTCGATTTTGGGCTTGTGTCCGGACAAATCAACCTGAGAGTCAGGATACGCGTCTCACACTTGGCGTGTCCGAATGGGTCACTAATCTGTCCGGACAGGCTAAGGATTAAGTTTGTTAGACGCGTTTCCAGCTCACTTTTCTCCCCTTTCTCCTTTCCCAGACCGTTttccctcttctctctcctagggttttCACCCAAACCCTAGATTCTAGTATAAAACTCCGGTTCCATattgggaaaaaataaatagctcacatagagtcaGTGGTATATaagagatagtcatgagtgttaaatcccacattgcctagttactacgtgaaactgagctttataagggattctagggaaacttcaaattgactagtcctttttgGTTGAGAGCGCAGATGTGGTTAACACTTTTtcctaggtcgttacaaatggtatgaGAGCGACTTAGTAATGCTAGGCCATGTGGTATTAGAGCACCacatgacgtggccctgacaAAGACGTTAGGGGTTTAAGGAtgagagtttgtaacacctcTGTCCCATATGAGGAAGAGATAAATATCTCACATCAAGTGAGTGGTTTATAGAGATAATCATGAGTTATAAGTCCctcattgcctagttactaggtgaaactgactTTGTAAGAGATTCTAGGGAAGCTTCAATTTGACTAGTCTGtttggggtgatagcgtagTTGGCTAGCGCTTTTACCTGGGTCATTACATCTAGTGTTTTGTAGCTTCCAAGCTCAACTCCAACATTGGAAACACTTTTCTTGGCACGAAAATCATTGTTTTCACCTATTAATTTAAGGTAAATccacaaaccctaacttttattGCATGTTGGTAAAACCGTTAGAGTTTGAGCTTAATCCCTCAAATTTCTCTAGGTATTTGGTGTTTAGAGAAAATCTAAACAACTTCCAAGCAAAGGATTCACTTTTGGTTGGAAATTAAGGTAAGGCCCAAAACCCTGAATTTTGCTTAAGTGTTGTAATTTGGGATTTttagtgtctaaccctaagattttcttatagGTTAGTGTTGCTGGTTACTGGGTTGTCAtatggaaccctagaaattctatgggtttccATGGGTTATGGATCTTGAGACAAATCAAACACCTATTTgggatttagagttagaaatgttGTGGGTTAGCTTTAACGTGTCATTGCAATGTAATATGCAATGGTACATTGTAGCTTATGTTGGGGATTCCTTCATAAGCTAACAATAAAGCAGCCTAGGTGAGTATTTAACTCACTGAGAAAAAATACTAAGTTTTAAGACTTTTTGATATTACTAAATGCTATATTTACTTTAATTCGAGCTAATGATATTTTGTGATGATATATGCTTTAAGAATGCTTTCGATACTTCGAATTATGTTGAGAAATgattggggtaattaccttttcccctcataaactaccaacttttgcacaaAGCCCCTACAAACTACAAACTCGACTAAAATAGAggattcaactaccaaagacaatcattttcccccattccgtcagtcaaaggggttaaaacaaacggtcaacgggtcacgtgaccttcacatgctgttttaccctcattttcttcatattttcccccatgaattaccaccatcttccaacatgcccccatgtaaaacggcacgtgacggtcacgtgacccgttgaccgtttgttttaaccctctaactgacggaaggggggaaaatggttgcgTTTGGTAGTTGAATcttctattttggtcgagttggtagtttatgggggctttgcgcaaaagttggtagttcatgggggaaaaatgcAATTACCCCGAAATGATTTGATGATGATTTTGTGAGCTTTAATGTATGTTTAGTGAAATTGAGAATTGAGATATGTTTTGTGAGTTTTATAAAGTGTAAAGGATTTCatgatatgtttgatgaaataTTGATGGTGAAATGTTGTTGAATAATGCATAAACACGAAAGCAAAAGTATGATAGTTTTATAGTATGAAGCATGATCATGAACATGTATAAAGAAAAGTATAATGAGCTGAAGTTGCCTCCAAAcatgtttaaaaagaaaagtataatGAGTCGAAGTTGCCTCCAAAATGATGCAATGGGAGCCAAAGTTGTCTCCATAATGAAATCATAGGAGCTGAAGCTACCTCCATAGTAAATAATAGGAACCGAAGTTTCCTCTTAATATGACGACAGAAAAGGCATAAGTTTATGAAGAAGTTATGATGATGATTTATGTGGTATTTCATAATAGACTTATTAATATACATATGAGTTTGAATGAGACAAAACATATGCGTACCATTACGGCTGGATTGTGTATGATGATTTACAT
Coding sequences:
- the LOC133877046 gene encoding elongation factor 1-alpha translates to MGKEKFHINIVVIGHVDSGKSTTTGHLIYKLGGIDKRVIERFEKEAAEMNKRSFKYAWVLDKLKAERERGITIDIALWKFETTKYYCTVIDAPGHRDFIKNMITGTSQADCAVLIIDSTTGGFEAGISKDGQTREHALLAFTLGVRQMICCCNKMDATTPKYSKARYEEIVKEVSSYLKKVGYNPDKIPFVPISGFEGDNMIERSTNLDWYKGPTLLEALDLLSEPKRPSDKPLRLPLQDVYKIGGIGTVPVGRVETGIIKPGMVVTFGPTGLTTEVKSVEMHHEALLEALPGDNVGFNVKNVAVKDLKRGFVASNSKDDPAKEAANFTSQVIIMNHPGQIGNGYAPVLDCHTCHIAVKFAELVTKIDRRSGKEIEKEPKFLKNGDAGIVKMIPTKPMVVETFSEYPPLGRFAVRDMRQTVAVGVIKGVEKKDPSGAKVTKSAAKKK